In Cervus canadensis isolate Bull #8, Minnesota chromosome 6, ASM1932006v1, whole genome shotgun sequence, one DNA window encodes the following:
- the NDUFAF1 gene encoding complex I intermediate-associated protein 30, mitochondrial: MALVHKLLNGTYILRKCPKPRVVFCPFWGTHFADYCSSSFQKPVAAPGKASSQRKTKGNLEEHHQREVALEITSPEDKPEISFDKAIKEEMKGHFRHLKDDIVNYWLGPEGRPLHEVLMEQAKVVWQFRSKEDLDKWTVTSDKAIGGRSEVFLKMGRNNQSALLYGTLSSEAPQDGESGRSGYCAMVSKILRGPFEMKRSYDWSHFNTLYLRVRGDGRPWMVNIREDTDIIQRKDQMYSYFMFTRGGPYWQEVKIPFSKFFFSNQGRIRDAQYQLPLDKISSIGFTLADKVDGPFFLEIDFIGVFTDPAHTEEFAYENSPELNPRLF; encoded by the exons atggcTTTGGTTCATAAATTGTTGAATGGCACTTATATTCTCAGAAAATGCCCAAAGCCAAGAGTTGTCTTCTGTCCATTTTGGGGTACTCACTTTGCAGACTATTGTTCCAGTAGTTTTCAGAAACCAGTGGCTGCTCCTGGCAAAGCCTCTTCTCAGAGGAAGACTAAAGGGAATTTGGAAGAACATCACCAGAGAGAAGTTGCTTTGGAAATAACTTCTCCTGAGGACAAGCCTGAAATTAGTTTTGATAAAgcaattaaagaagaaatgaagggcCATTTTAGGCATTTGAAGGATGATATTGTGAATTATTGGCTAGGGCCTGAAGGCCGCCCTCTGCATGAGGTCTTGATGGAACAAGCCAAGGTTGTCTGGCAATTCCGTAGCAAAGAAGATTTGGATAAGTGGACAGTAACTTCTGATAAAGCGATTGGTGGCAGAAGTGAAGTGTTCCTGAAAATGGGCAGGAATAACCAAAGTGCACTGCTGTATGGAACTCTGAGCTCTGAGGCGCCCCAGGATGGGGAAAGTGGCCGAAGTGGGTACTGTGCAATGGTATCCAAGATTCTAAGG GGCCCTTTTGAGATGAAGAGATCTTATGATTGGTCCCACTTCAACACTCTGTATCTCCGTGTCCGTGGAGATGGTCGACCTTGGATGGTGAATATCAGGGAGGACACGGATATAATCCAGAGGAAGGATCAGATGTACAGTTACTTCATGTTCACCCGTGGGGGGCCCTACTGGCAGGAGGTCAAG attcctttctccaaatttttcttctctaatcaAGGAAGAATCCGGGATGCCCAGTACCAGCTTCCGCTCGACAAG ATCTCATCTATTGGATTCACCCTGGCTGATAAAGTGGATGGTCCATTCTTCTTGGAAATagattttattggagtatttacAGATCCGGCCCACACAGAAGAATTTGCCTATGAAAATTCTCCAGAGCTTAATCCAAGACTTTTTTAA